From Brassica oleracea var. oleracea cultivar TO1000 chromosome C3, BOL, whole genome shotgun sequence, a single genomic window includes:
- the LOC106330503 gene encoding LOW QUALITY PROTEIN: histone acetyltransferase of the MYST family 1 (The sequence of the model RefSeq protein was modified relative to this genomic sequence to represent the inferred CDS: deleted 2 bases in 2 codons) codes for MHVLICAFRGIQRLCEALFSRKCDLKHPPGDEIYQSSILSVFEIYGKVYAQNLCYLAKLFLDQQTLYYDVDLFMFYIMCECDDRGTRHMVGYFSKEKNSEEAYNSACSILTLPPYQRKGYGKFLIALYEYSFHLTLVLLSHISPQAHSSLFFFFTKLITTYPFCCVI; via the exons ATGCATGTTCTGATATGTGCTTTTAGAGG AATACAAAGACTGTGTGAAGCTCTTTTTTCG AGGAAATGTGATCTGAAGCATCCCCCTGGGGATGAAATCTATCAAAGCTCGATCTTGTCAGTGTTTGAG ATATATGGCAAGGTCTATGCGCAGAACCTCTGTTATCTGGCAAAGTTATTTCTTGACCAACAAACTCTTTACTACGACGTCGATTTGTTCATGTTCTATATTATGTGTGAATGTGATGATCGGGGGACG CGCCACATGGTTGGATACTTTTCAAAG GAAAAGAATTCAGAAGAAGCGTACAACTCGGCTTGT TCTATCCTTACCCTTCCTCCATATCAAAGGAAAGGCTATGGAAAATTCTTAATAGCCTTATATGAGTATTCTTTCCATCTAACTCTTGTTCTGCTCTCTCACATCTCTCCACAAGCTCACTCTTCTCTTTTTTTTTTTTTTACTAAGTTGATAACAACTTACCCATTTTGTTGTGTTATATAG
- the LOC106333380 gene encoding uncharacterized protein LOC106333380, which translates to MIDSSCSLHGVSSHHGHRLDPLYWCNNKESEDEPSWCGACQCKESSTTYYFCNECCVSYHKECVESSPLIKSPLHPKHYLELFAHRGLTMTHYHDCKIISCSYCGSSVGGDRTTLFYYCFICKFSLYPVCARRPSFLNYQKRHEHTLNHFPRKNDLICDVCGVVDSKSLIYVCLQCDFVVHKNCIYLPFVIKIARHDHRLSFTYSHLRVLLSCGVCHQRIEENYGKYYCTKDCNYVVHSKCATRRNVWDGKELEEEPEEEYENLNSFEVIGDGIIQHFSHSHHMKFEKKITGILYYENKRCQACVLPFYGGNVYNCMDSKCDFVLHEACANLPRTKQHIAHPYPFILQVSDTKNCFFCEYCDRFSCGFRYVCCKGDESISIDVRCAAISEPLYHQSHPHPLFLSNELGKHKPCSMCRKNSIRTLNCIECDFCLCFHCATLPYKVKYEHDEHFITLSYEENASLNWCEVCEKTLDSYKWLYTCNECGVAFHIACLLGKCAFYVKPAQNLSFASHKFNIILINGLTRPICEECKSRCQDKLMIQELYDGKEITACYRHWEENDI; encoded by the coding sequence ATGATTGACAGTTCTTGTTCTTTACACGGCGTCTCTTCACATCATGGCCACCGCCTTGACCCCTTGTATTGGTGCAACAACAAAGAATCAGAAGATGAGCCTTCTTGGTGTGGTGCTTGCCAATGTAAGGAATCCAGTACAACCTATTACTTTTGCAATGAATGTTGTGTATCCTACCACAAAGAATGCGTCGAGTCTTCCCCTCTAATCAAATCTCCTCTTCACCCTAAACACTATCTCGAACTTTTCGCGCATCGTGGGTTAACTATGACTCATTATCACGACTGTAAGATAATTTCTTGTTCTTACTGTGGATCAAGTGTTGGAGGTGATCGTACAACGTTATTTTACTACTGTTTTATTTGTAAGTTTAGTTTGTATCCTGTTTGTGCAAGAAGACCCTCATTCTTGAACTATCAAAAAAGACATGAGCATACTCTTAACCACTTCCCTAGAAAAAACGATTTGATATGTGACGTTTGTGGAGTAGTTGATAGCAAATCTCTCATCTACGTGTGTCTTCAATGTGATTTTGTTGTCCATAAAAATTGCATATACTTACCGTTTGTCATAAAAATAGCCCGTCATGACCACCGTCTCTCTTTTACGTACTCTCATCTTAGAGTATTATTGTCTTGTGGAGTTTGTCATCAAAGGATTGAAGAAAATTATGGAAAATATTATTGCACAAAAGATTGCAATTACGTAGTGCATTCCAAGTGTGCAACTCGGAGGAATGTGTGGGATGGAAAAGAACTCGAGGAAGAACCAGAAGAAGAATATGAAAATCTAAATTCTTTTGAAGTGATAGGTGATGGAATTATACAACATTTCAGCCATTCACATCACATGAAGTTTGAAAAGAAGATCACTGGCATATTATACTATGAAAATAAGCGATGTCAAGCATGCGTACTTCCATTTTATGGTGGTAATGTTTACAATTGTATGGACTCCAAGTGTGATTTTGTACTTCATGAAGCATGTGCAAATCTTCCTCGGACAAAACAACATATTGCACATCCCTATCCATTTATTCTACAAGTGAGTGACACCAAAAATTGTTTCTTTTGTGAATATTGTGATCGTTTTTCATGTGGTTTCAGATATGTTTGTTGCAAAGGGGATGAGTCTATAAGTATAGACGTGCGATGTGCTGCAATATCTGAGCCACTCTACCATCAATCTCACCCACATCCTTTGTTTCTAAGCAATGAACTTGGAAAACATAAACCATGTTCAATGTGCAGAAAAAACAGTATTCGAACCTTAAACTGCATCGAATGTGACTTCTGTTTGTGCTTCCATTGTGCTACACTCCCATATAAAGTAAAATATGAGCATGATGAACATTTCATCACCCTTTCTTATGAAGAGAATGCAAGTCTGAATTGGTGTGAAGTTTGTGAGAAAACTTTAGATTCATACAAATGGCTTTATACATGTAACGAATGTGGGGTGGCGTTCCATATTGCATGTTTGTTAGGGAAATGTGCATTTTATGTCAAGCCTGCTCAAAATCTCTCATTCGCTAGTCATAAATTTAATATAATTCTGATCAATGGTCTCACTCGACCCATCTGCGAAGAATGTAAAAGTCGTTGCCAAGATAAACTAATGATCCAAGAGCTTTATGATGGTAAAGAAATAACAGCTTGTTATCGTCATTGGGAAGAGAACGATATTTAA
- the LOC106332395 gene encoding cell wall / vacuolar inhibitor of fructosidase 2-like, which produces MAKATSSIFLLLVILSSTLLSVKPNTTTIEITCKTTNYYRLCVSALKSDPRSLTADTKGLAAIMVGVGMKSATATATYIAGNHTAAATNDTVLKKVLKDCSDKYALAADSLRLTVQDLDDEAYDYAYMHVLATQDYPNVCRNIFRRAKGLVYPTEIRRREVSLRRICGVVSGILDRLVE; this is translated from the coding sequence ATGGCTAAGGCTACTTCTTCCATCTTCCTCCTCCTGGTTATCCTATCATCAACCCTACTGTCAGTCAAACCCAACACAACCACAATCGAAATAACTTGCAAAACCACAAACTACTATCGCCTCTGCGTCTCAGCTCTCAAATCCGACCCAAGAAGCCTCACAGCCGACACAAAAGGTCTAGCCGCCATTATGGTCGGCGTTGGTATGAAAAGCGCCACGGCAACCGCCACTTACATAGCCGGAAACCATACCGCCGCCGCCACAAACGACACCGTCCTCAAGAAGGTCTTAAAAGATTGCTCCGACAAGTATGCTCTCGCAGCTGATTCTCTTCGGCTAACGGTTCAAGATCTTGATGATGAAGCTTATGACTATGCTTACATGCATGTGTTGGCGACGCAGGATTATCCTAACGTTTGTCGGAATATTTTCCGGCGAGCTAAAGGTTTGGTTTATCCTACGGAGATTCGCCGGCGTGAAGTGAGTTTGAGACGTATATGCGGTGTTGTCTCCGGGATTCTTGATCGGCTTGTCGAATGA